In Gossypium raimondii isolate GPD5lz chromosome 12, ASM2569854v1, whole genome shotgun sequence, a single window of DNA contains:
- the LOC105763213 gene encoding NEP1-interacting protein 1, translating into MDFYEYPSRFSLSSLSLFGDFVEKVKYFCNFAVSAILGNIFSAILTFFFALVGTLLGAMTGALIGQETESGFVRGAAVGAISGAVFSIEVFESSLVLWQSDESRIGCLLYLIDVIASLLSGRLVRERIGPAMLSAVQSQMGAAETTFEDVQNIFDIGGSKGLAGDLVEKIPKIIITNNNNVDASGEKISCSVCLQDFQLGETVRSLPQCHHMFHLPCIDKWLVSHGSCPLCRRDL; encoded by the exons ATGGATTTTTACGAATACCCATCCCGTTTTTCCCTCTCTTCACTTTCTTTGTTTGGTGATTTCGTCgaaaaggttaaatatttttgcaatttcGCTGTTTCTGCCATCCTTGGGAACATTTTCTCTGCGATCTTAACCTTCTTCTTTGCATTAG TGGGCACCTTGTTAGGGGCCATGACGGGGGCTTTGATAGGACAAGAAACGGAGAGTGGGTTCGTTCGAGGGGCTGCAGTTGGGGCCATCTCTGGTGCAGTTTTCTCAATCGAAGTCTTTGAGTCATCTCTAGTTCTTTGGCAATCCGACGAATCCAGGATCGGATGCTTACTTTACTTG ATTGATGTCATTGCAAGCCTTCTAAGTGGGAGGCTTGTTCGTGAGCGAATCGGTCCGGCGATGTTGAGTGCAGTCCAAAGTCAG ATGGGAGCTGCTGAAACAACTTTTGAGGATGTCCAGAACATATTTGACATTGGTGGTTCCAAAGGATTGGCTGGAGATTTGGTTGAGAAAATCCCAAAGATCATAATCACAAACAATAACAATGTGGATGCTTCCGGGGAGAAAATTTCCTGCTCAGTTTGTCTTCAG GACTTTCAGCTGGGAGAAACAGTTAGGAGCTTGCCGCAGTGCCACCACATGTTCCACCTACCTTGCATAGATAAGTGGCTTGTTAGTCATGGTTCTTGTCCATTGTGCAGAAGGGATCTGTAA